A single window of Nicotiana tomentosiformis chromosome 1, ASM39032v3, whole genome shotgun sequence DNA harbors:
- the LOC104121446 gene encoding rac-like GTP-binding protein 5, with amino-acid sequence MSASRFIKCVTVGDGAVGKTCLLISYTSNTFPTDYVPTVFDNFSANVVVDGSTVNLGLWDTAGQEDYNRLRPLSYRGADVFILAFSLISKASYENVSKKWIPELRHYAPGVPIILVGTKLDLREDKQFFLDHPGAVPLTTAQGEELRKSIGASAYIECSAKTQQNVKAVFDAAIKVVLQPPKQKKKKKRKGQKACSIL; translated from the exons ATGAGTGCGTCTAGGTTCATAAAGTGTGTCACCGTTGGCGACGGAGCTGTGGGTAAAACTTGTCTTCTCATTTCCTATACCAGCAACACATTTCCCACT GATTACGTCCCAACTGTATTCGACAATTTTAGTGCAAATGTGGTTGTCGATGGGAGCACTGTCAATCTGGGGCTGTGGGATACTGCAG GTCAGGAGGATTACAATAGATTAAGACCGTTGAGCTACCGGGGGGCAGATGTATTTATACTGGCATTTTCTCTCATTAGCAAAGCGAGCTATGAAAATGTCTCCAAAAAG TGGATTCCTGAATTGAGGCATTATGCTCCTGGAGTTCCAATTATTCTTGTTGGAACAAAGCTAG ATCTCCGAGAGGATAAGCAATTCTTCCTGGACCATCCAGGTGCTGTTCCACTTACCACAGCTCAG GGTGAAGAGCTGAGAAAGTCGATTGGTGCTTCCGCTTACATTGAATGTAGTGCAAAAACACAACAG AATGTGAAGGCTGTTTTTGATGCTGCCATTAAGGTGGTTCTACAACCACccaaacaaaagaagaaaaagaagagaaagggTCAAAAAGCCTGCTCTATCTTGTGA